The following are encoded together in the Phragmites australis chromosome 19, lpPhrAust1.1, whole genome shotgun sequence genome:
- the LOC133900800 gene encoding basic blue protein-like, with translation MGRGMCSGSLVALGFALLVCSAMVSAETYVVGDSKGWGLSVSYDSWSNGKPFAAGDTIVFNFLAGVHNAVAVGASEYQSCKVRSAADSAAMASGTAKFDLKKGVNYFICGVPGHCAAGMKLRVVAN, from the exons ATGGGAAGAGGCATGTGCAGTGGCAGCCTTGTGGCTCTAGGTTTCGCGCTCCTTGTCTGTTCAGCGATGGTGTCTGCTGAAACCTATGTCGTTGGAGATTCAAAGGGCTGGGGCTTGTCTGTGTCGTATGACAGCTGGTCTAACGGAAAGCCCTTCGCTGCTGGTGACACGATCG TTTTCAATTTCCTGGCAGGCGTGCACAACGCGGTGGCCGTGGGCGCGTCGGAGTACCAGAGCTGCAAGGTGCGCAGTGCCGCAGACTCAGCCGCGATGGCATCTGGCACCGCCAAGTTTGATCTCAAGAAGGGCGTGAACTACTTCATCTGCGGCGTCCCCGGCCACTGCGCTGCCGGGATGAAGCTCCGAGTTGTCGCCAACTGA